The Catellatospora citrea DNA segment AGCCACCACAAGGCCGCGGCCGCCTCGGACGGCGGCCTGTTCGCCGCGGAGATCGCCCCGGTCGGCGACGTGTACGCCGACGAGGGCATCCGGCGCGAGACGTCGCTGGAGAAGCTGGGCCAGCTGGCGACCCCGTTCAAGGCCGACGGCGTGGTCACCGCGGGCACCGCGTCGCAGATCTCCGACGGCGCGGCCGCGATCGCGGTCACCACGTCGGCGTGGGCGGCCGAGCACGGCTTCACCCCGCTCGCCCGCATCCACACCGCGGTGGTGGCCGCCGACGATCCCGTGATCATGCTCACCGCGCCGATCCCGGCCACGGCCAAGGCGCTCCAGCGGGCCGGGCTGTCCATCGGCGACATCGGCGCGTACGAGGTCAACGAGGCGTTCGCGCCGGTGCCGCTGGCCTGGCTGGCCGAGACCGGCGCCGACCCGGCCCGGCTCAACCCGCGCGGCGGCGCGATCGCGCTCGGGCACCCGCTGGGCGCCAGCGGCGCGCGGCTGATGACGACGCTGCTGCACCACATGCGCGACAACGGCATCCGCTACGGGCTGCAGACGATGTGCGAGGGCGGCGGCATGGCCAACGCCACCATCATCGAGCTGCTGTGACTCCGCCGCGCAGCTTCTCGCGTACCGTGGCGGCCTCGGCGTGGCCCAGCTCCTCGAAGATCTCCAGGGCCCGCGCCCAGTGGGAC contains these protein-coding regions:
- a CDS encoding acetyl-CoA C-acyltransferase; this translates as MRDAVIIGAVRTPVGRRNGGLSGVHPVDLAGQILQDLGDRTGFDPADVEDVILGCVSQTGEQSWNIGRNAVLAAGWPETVPGTTLDRQCGSSQQAVHFAAATVLSGQADFVVAAGVESMSRVPMGSSVGELGFPYGPEVRSRYAGVEGFAGDAPVPFNQGVGAEMIAARWGFGRAQLDEYALASHHKAAAASDGGLFAAEIAPVGDVYADEGIRRETSLEKLGQLATPFKADGVVTAGTASQISDGAAAIAVTTSAWAAEHGFTPLARIHTAVVAADDPVIMLTAPIPATAKALQRAGLSIGDIGAYEVNEAFAPVPLAWLAETGADPARLNPRGGAIALGHPLGASGARLMTTLLHHMRDNGIRYGLQTMCEGGGMANATIIELL